Proteins encoded within one genomic window of Cyanobacterium sp. T60_A2020_053:
- a CDS encoding metallophosphoesterase has translation MKKNFTLIQITDTHLLDDHNEILRGHNPYQNLQMVLQQVKTYQPDGLLLTGDLADQGSALAYKYLSEEMNEFNCPIYWLHGNHDNPEHLKKILTPSQHLGFQVIDLGMWRLLIIDSVVEGAGFGEGYLDTDQLNRLRKELSQYSEKPTIIALHHHPIPTGIDWLDQIGVKNGDDLVMLLHSFPQVPLVLFGHIHHELNYSHINATGETINFFGCPSTFSQVTPLQVNPDDHLPGFRLIDLCEDGSYRTKIQRVK, from the coding sequence ATGAAAAAAAACTTTACTTTAATCCAAATCACCGATACTCACCTATTAGATGATCATAATGAAATTTTAAGAGGTCATAATCCTTACCAGAATTTACAGATGGTGTTACAGCAAGTCAAAACTTATCAACCCGATGGCTTATTACTAACAGGGGATTTAGCGGATCAAGGTAGCGCCCTTGCCTATAAATATTTATCTGAGGAGATGAATGAATTTAATTGCCCCATTTATTGGTTACATGGTAATCATGATAACCCTGAGCATTTAAAAAAAATATTGACACCATCTCAGCATTTAGGCTTTCAAGTCATTGATTTAGGTATGTGGCGATTACTAATAATTGATTCTGTGGTGGAGGGCGCTGGATTTGGAGAAGGTTATTTAGACACAGATCAATTAAACAGATTAAGAAAAGAATTATCTCAATATTCTGAAAAACCCACCATTATCGCTTTACATCATCATCCTATACCTACGGGCATTGATTGGCTAGATCAAATTGGCGTAAAAAATGGCGATGATTTAGTGATGTTGTTACATTCATTCCCCCAAGTGCCATTGGTATTATTTGGACATATCCATCATGAGTTAAATTATTCGCACATTAATGCCACTGGTGAGACTATCAACTTTTTTGGTTGTCCTTCTACTTTTTCTCAAGTTACACCACTCCAAGTTAATCCTGATGATCACTTACCCGGTTTTCGTCTCATTGATTTGTGTGAAGATGGCAGTTACCGCACCAAAATTCAAAGAGTTAAATAG
- a CDS encoding DUF411 domain-containing protein — protein sequence MRKTRLLKNLTNIVALTIIASIPFTFNNPSYANENHENKSTPVSVWDKSTVNYRGSKKITVYRSPSCGCCGQWISHMKKHGFEVTDIKTNDIDAIKQKNNLPPELASCHTSIINGYVMEGHIPADDIKKFLTQKPKNMKGLAVAGMPIGSPGMESDKMKQPFAVLSFNRQGNTKVFNQHKNY from the coding sequence ATGAGAAAAACAAGATTACTAAAAAACTTGACTAACATTGTCGCCTTAACTATTATTGCCAGTATTCCCTTTACTTTCAATAACCCCAGTTATGCTAATGAAAATCACGAGAATAAGTCAACCCCTGTTAGTGTCTGGGATAAATCAACAGTTAATTATCGTGGTAGTAAAAAAATAACTGTTTATCGTAGCCCTTCTTGTGGTTGTTGCGGGCAATGGATTTCACACATGAAAAAGCATGGTTTTGAGGTGACAGATATTAAAACTAATGATATAGATGCTATTAAACAAAAAAATAATTTACCTCCAGAGTTAGCCTCTTGTCATACTTCTATTATCAATGGTTATGTGATGGAGGGGCATATTCCTGCCGATGATATTAAAAAATTTCTTACCCAAAAACCCAAAAATATGAAAGGATTAGCCGTTGCTGGTATGCCTATTGGTAGCCCAGGGATGGAATCTGATAAGATGAAACAACCTTTTGCTGTTTTAAGTTTTAATCGTCAAGGAAATACTAAGGTATTTAATCAGCATAAAAACTACTAA
- a CDS encoding HAMP domain-containing histidine kinase, translating into MKNNLLFHKTKVSLIRWYVSIFSGVITLGAFLVYEAIAHAHYVTINQELKTVTSALHNSFKPLLNEPNQLEDKIKNIITDLCLVDNKCLRDYRKNQLITPQKYFFHFFGLSENLIAISGIETDIIPLNKYQQELITFKDKKGIRYRQITILLHTTNNQEWGYLQIGRSLEDFDNYVANIRILLLLGLPVLIIIVIFASYYLADKAMQPLSLAYEQKSQFSSDVAHELRTPLASIKVTLDSVLLTDNLTIKDSQETLEIIYRQNQRLINIVNDLLMLNKLDNRQSSLDIITEKYKKYINLIDIINDLVEECGYLAVENKINLSAQILTNKKESFIRGNEEEIYRLITNLIINAIQNTPVNGEVTIYLDSDKKDLIIKIKDTGIGISKEEQKLIFNRFYRVDKARNRNNGSCGLGLAMVDAIVINHAGKIMVESEENRGSVFTVYLPKIISS; encoded by the coding sequence AATCAGGAGTTAAAAACTGTTACCAGCGCCCTCCACAATAGTTTTAAACCTTTGTTAAATGAACCGAATCAATTAGAAGATAAAATTAAAAATATTATCACCGATTTATGTTTAGTTGATAATAAGTGTTTGAGAGATTATCGAAAAAACCAACTTATCACGCCACAAAAATACTTCTTTCACTTCTTTGGCTTATCAGAAAATTTAATCGCCATATCTGGAATAGAAACTGATATTATACCTTTGAATAAATATCAGCAAGAATTAATTACTTTCAAAGATAAAAAAGGCATTCGTTATCGTCAAATAACGATACTTTTACATACTACCAATAACCAAGAATGGGGTTATTTACAAATCGGTAGAAGTTTAGAAGATTTTGATAATTATGTAGCTAATATTAGAATTTTATTATTATTAGGCTTACCAGTTTTAATTATTATTGTTATTTTTGCTAGTTACTATTTAGCAGATAAAGCGATGCAACCTCTTTCTTTAGCTTATGAACAAAAATCTCAATTTAGTTCAGATGTTGCCCATGAATTAAGAACTCCTTTAGCTTCAATAAAAGTAACCTTAGATAGTGTTTTATTAACAGATAATTTAACAATTAAAGATAGTCAAGAAACTTTGGAAATCATTTATAGACAAAATCAAAGATTAATTAATATTGTCAATGATTTATTAATGTTAAATAAATTAGATAATCGCCAATCTTCTCTTGATATAATTACAGAAAAATATAAAAAATATATTAATTTAATAGATATTATTAACGATTTAGTGGAAGAATGCGGTTACTTAGCTGTGGAAAATAAAATTAATCTATCTGCTCAAATCTTAACCAATAAAAAAGAATCTTTTATTAGAGGTAATGAAGAAGAAATTTATCGATTAATAACCAATTTAATTATTAACGCTATTCAAAATACTCCAGTTAATGGAGAAGTTACTATTTATTTAGACAGCGATAAAAAAGACTTAATTATTAAAATAAAAGATACAGGAATTGGTATTTCAAAAGAAGAGCAAAAATTAATTTTCAACCGTTTTTATCGAGTTGATAAGGCTAGAAATAGAAACAACGGGAGCTGTGGCTTGGGTTTAGCGATGGTAGATGCTATTGTAATTAATCATGCTGGAAAAATCATGGTAGAAAGTGAAGAAAATAGAGGTAGTGTTTTTACTGTTTATCTACCGAAAATAATTTCATCTTAA